Genomic DNA from Stigmatopora nigra isolate UIUO_SnigA chromosome 17, RoL_Snig_1.1, whole genome shotgun sequence:
gtcaagttattattattattattgcagtcTACAtcacgccatttttttctctcagaacACGGCAACCGAGACGCTACGATCGGCTCAGATGGGCGTCCATAACTTGGAGCGGAGGCTCACGAGGCGAGATGGCGATCAGAAGGAGGAGCTTTCGGGTAAGGAGACGCCAAAATGGTCCATATCGTCTTTTTGTGCTAATTCTACGCTAATTCCCTGCAGGCAACCAGGCTATAGAGCGGCTTAGAGAAGAAAAGGAGTTTGCCGAGGGTCAGGTGAGACAGCCACTGTGAGCATCATCGTCATGATTACGAGCAAGCAACATGTTTCTCCTCGCAGATCAACTTCCTCAACAGCGTCATCGTCGACCTGCAACGCAAAAACGAAGAGTTGAAGGTCAAGCTGAAGAAAATGGCTTTAGTCGAGTTCATCGGCAACGACGCCACAGACGGGTAAGAACGAAATGGGTCTGTAAGTTTCATTCTTTGTCACTCAAATCCTCAAATGTTTGTATTGACTCAGCTCGGAGATGGCGGCGGAGTCCAAGCGGGATAAGAGGGCGCCACTGCGACCTTTCTGCGACATATGCGACTGCTTCGACCTACACGACACGGAGGACTGCCCCACGCAGGCGCAAAGTCCCGACGCGGTGCCGCACTCCAGCTACGGCGGCCATCGCGACGACGAGCGGCCATATTGTGACGTCTGCGAGATGTTCGGACACCCCACCTGCAATGACGATCGCACATTCTAGGTCTTCTTTTTTCCTCACCAGAGGCCGGCACGATTCCACGGTGCAATATCCCACGTAAGCATTTTAACGGCGGACAGTCGTTGGCTGACATTCCGACCAATCAGGTAACCTCACATTGAAAACACACCCGTTGCAAGGTGATACTAacctgaattgttttttttttttttagaaatattagCTTTAACCACATTTCACTGCCTAGCATTCTCATCTGTTGACGGTAAGAAAAATGTATCATATtagtgacagatttttttttaaattaggttaATAACAGAAAAATAGTCCAATTTGGTCAGTGTAAACATCCAAAAATGTCTTTAGAATGACTTTTTAAGACTTTTTGGTTGATTTACAGTTAAGAAACATtgcaaaattgtcattttttgacgaGTCATCAATATTTCCTGCTAGGCTCCACCCACATTAAccttttttgcatcattttctcAGTTAATTTGCATGGATGGCACCATTAGTAGTCATAAAAATGTCTTCAACATATCAATGTCGTCATAAAGCACAACGTTTTGGGATCATATTGAATCTCTACGTCTTATCCACAATGTGACTCGCACAGTgtataaaatacttatttttgttgcCCTGTTAATAAGATGCACTCCCAAATATTGTATAGGAAAACTTTGTGCTATTTGTACGTGATGCATTCATGTTTTATATGTGACAGACGTCTCAATGGATGTGTTGTCCTATGTCCTCTTTTTCTATGTACTACTTATATGTGTACTCTTTTAACAGTCCCAATACAAGCATTAAGTCCACATTTTCAGCGACCtatctttttgtcaaaaaaaagaatctcatcatttttcacaattttattaagaaaacaaagaaaaaaacccatcgGATGATAAAAACCGAGAACTACTGATGGAATAAATAAGCCAAAACCTTAGCATAAATCTGTACAAATTctaaaatgaaacaaagaaaactggtccaaaggaaggaaaaaaaatcaagagtaAAAGAGTGAATATTTCATTGGGTGAACACACTTTTTGAAGCGCCActaggctaaaaaaaaacggGATGAAAAGCTACAACGTGCTGAATAAGTGAGCCAACATATTAATGCTAATGACAACCGTGTCAAAGAGAATAACATTGGAAAGTCCAGCACGGCTGGATTGGGAATGAGGTATATATGCTAATCCATCCTCCAAACAACATCTCTTCTCTCCGACCACGTGAGGGAGTTCAAGTAGATTTAACGTCATTTGACAGCACCAATTCATAAAATCTTACTTTCCACTCGCCTGGAGAATTATTCCTTGTGATATTTCCATCCTATCTCACTAAATTTATAATGTAGCACCAGGTGATATGCcccctaaaaaataataataatgtaaataatCCTGATCtcaatggattggatgcctaaTGCTGCAAAAGGGagctaaaatgttaaatattatggaaaaaataatctATATTAGAGTGTTATTTGGGTCTGTAACCAATGTGTATTCATATTAAAGGgttaatttttcatatatattttttaatggctaGTTTTCATGCAATAGGGCTCATTAACAGATATTATTaatgacatccaatccatttttgtccatatttgattggaaaaaaCTTTGGactccatgtaaaaaaaattaaaatataaaaagattttaaataTCAGGTCCATTTCATCCACCTCCATCCATAATTATGTTATTATTACTTTCTAACTCTGTGCTAATCTAATAACCACCACtataattctgaaaaataaacaaaaaaattaaaaaacaccgCCTCcatggagagagagaagagactTCCACTAACAGCAGcacgtttttttccccatgttccATTTTCTGTAACAGTGCGTTGACCCTCCTGAGGAAAAGAAATCCTAAAATCAAGTCTAGCTGGACCCTCTAGGACCCCCCCATCCCTGCCCCCTTCTCCTGAACCCCTGGAATCCTCCCTGATCCGGGTAGATGCTCTCCATTGATGGACTGGAAGAGCGGTGTCAAATTTCCGTGTTGTGGTGAGCAGGGGTGGTGTTAGAGGGGGGGGTCCGTGGTCGCAAGCCCCCCTTTGGCGGGGATCGGGGGCCCGAGAGGAGAATCTTGAGTCCATTAGCCCTAATAGAGTTAATGGAAAGGGGGGAATAAGGGGGTTTTTGAGGAAGCTTTAACTCTCCTCAAAGTCTTGAGACTCCACTTTGCACTTTTTGCTGGGCGGGGCCTCTTGGTCCACATCCTGGGGGCGGGACAAAAGACATTAATTGTCGGATGCGTCAACCAATCGGGTTCTACGAGGACCCAACCCTGATTACCTGAGGGGCTTTGCTGTCTGGGGATTCTTTGTCAGCGTCTCGTTTTGGCGCTTCCGTGCTCTTACCTAGCGAGGGAATGCTAATGTTAAATAGCAAGAGCTAACAGTAAGGTAATATATGTTAAGGATCTCACCCCTCTTGGCGTCAGGACTTTGCTCGGGTTTGccgtcattgttgttgttgttgttgttttcgcGGTTGGGCGCGCCGGTGGATTCGGGAGCCGGGCTAGTGCTACAGCTGGTTTCCTGTTTGATGGGTGACGAGTCGGCGATGGAGCTCTGGTTGCTGTTGTCGTCTGGAAGGGAATCAAGTGGTATTTAGATGGGTGGGAGGTAAAATGCAGACATTTTTGGTACTTACCGTGCATGTCCATCATGCCGGGGGAAGAACTGTTTTCCGGAGTGGTCAGCTCGGAACCATATTTCTCATCCTTGcccttctttttgtttttggttttcttaaAGAAAGAAAACGGT
This window encodes:
- the bcl7a gene encoding B-cell CLL/lymphoma 7 protein family member A, whose protein sequence is MSGRSVRAETRSRAKDDIKRVMAAIEKVRKWEKKWVTVGDTSLRIYKWVPVTEPKSDEKTKNKKKGKDEKYGSELTTPENSSSPGMMDMHDDNSNQSSIADSSPIKQETSCSTSPAPESTGAPNRENNNNNNNDGKPEQSPDAKRGKSTEAPKRDADKESPDSKAPQDVDQEAPPSKKCKVESQDFEES